The Oncorhynchus kisutch isolate 150728-3 linkage group LG14, Okis_V2, whole genome shotgun sequence genomic sequence TCCTTCCCAATGTGACGGTCACTCTCACACTGCCACCCAATGGCTCACCACTGATGGATGTCCTGGTCCACCCATGTGTGTCTTCACTGGATGCCAGTGTTCTGACTGCCATGAGTGTTGAGGACTGTGACAGCTCTGCCTTCTCTGGCCCCTACAagttccccttctcccctccttttGAGCCTTTCAGGCTCTGCAGCTACACATCTCAGGTACACAAGTCCAGAGCTTGTAAAAATAGCTAAATACATGCATTCACTCCTTCATACATTGCTGTCTTCATCTCGTCAGATTGAATGATGTATTTTCTCAGGTTCCCGTGCCTCCTATCCTAGGCACCTATCAGCTGAAGGATGATGACAACCAGTTGTGTATTACTGTGAGTCTGAAACTTCACGAGAGTGTGAGGAACAGCTTTGAGTACTGTGAGGCACATCTGCCGTTCTTTAACAGGTAACCTATGCACATATAAACAATACATAACATCTCACATTGATGATGCACTTCCTGATGTCAATATAGTAGCTTATTACACATAATCATCCCTTCTAGTGTTGCTTGAAATGCAGTGTTTCTGGAATCTTGTAAAGAAACACATCTCGACTTGAGGTTACGTTTAACCTCTGAACCTCTGTGTTGTTGCAGGGACCAGATGGGTAGTGTGGATGTGAAAGTGAGCTCAGGACAGCTGGAAGTGTCCAAGGAGAAGAACCTGCTGGTCTGGGTCCTCGGTACGTCTCATTGTTCTGGGGACAACATTTACACTGTGCAATGACCCAGTTTACCACATATTTAAGTTTCAAATAccctttgtttatggaaaaacaacGTGCATATTCTGCCTTGCCACTCTTTAGGCCAGAAGTTCCCCAAGTCCCGCGAGGTGTCACTAGAGGGCAGTGTGAGTTTTTCAGGGGAGCTCCCAGGACCTACAGATCCTCTCTGCACAGACCTTACAGCCTACATCAAAGTAAGTCAGATTCTTTCTAGGCATTGGAGATGCATCTAAAACTAAACATACCAGAAAAAACATTCCTTCATGTTTTTCAGTTGTACTTCCGAGTGCCAGACTTGACTCTGTCTGGATGCTGTGTGGACCAGCATTCAGTGCAGGTCTATTCCTCTGCAAAACCTCGTATAGTCACATGTGAGTGAGAGATTTGGGTTCTAATGCTGGTTTAATTATTTTCTATGAAAATATATTTATGAAAAATATGTATTTGTGAAGCCTGAATGtgcgctctctcttctctctacagcCCGGGAGTTGTTATCCTCAGAATACTTTATCTGGAACTCATCTGGAACTGCACCAGTGTCCTCCGGACACATGATGCTGTAGGATGGAACTGTACAGTATAGACCAGCATCGAGGAAATTACTACTTCGTCCATATCTGGGATGGGCCAAACACATGATGGATCTCCAGAGCATAAGATCATTGCTGGACAACAGACACTGCTTTCGATTCTGGTGACAAGGTTTGAATCTGTGTAAACAGATACGCAAACAGCATCCAACATTATGAACACAATGGTCAAAGTGCTGTAACTGAATGGCTTGTATATGCCGTTCTTCTGACAGCCTTGGTCTCATCTAAGACGCAAAATGCAATTTCTCATCCGTACTGAACAGACCAATCAATTTTCAGTGAAAGAATATgccttaaagctagaatccttaattgaaacaacaacaaagtgtccaccccacctctgttttggtataaagctgagggatgggtcttTAGAAATGTAACCATTCCCAAAATCATAGACATAGCTATGGTTGCAAGGACTGactatccatgatatcaaaattatagttttaactatattttgaggctatacagtgctttttgttttacattgttcacaaacattggagtaaaacaatctTATATTTTTGGTTCTAATGACTGTTGAATTAAGtaatttataagttatattcttcaagaatcaatgggtataaaTGTATATATCCTTAATGtatgtccaaaaatggatgtagctactaaggattctagctttaaataCAGATAATGGTTATTCAACTGAATCTTACTAAAGAGTATTAGTACTGGAAAGAGAAAATATTGAATTATTGCAATTAAATATTGACGTTAATACAATAATGTCTGCATTtgtgtacatttttatttattgatGCTGCCAGTTCCTATATTTTGGAAATGTTTGGACATCCCACTCCACTGGCCACATCTCTTTAGAGAGAGGGGCCACCCCTAGCTCTGACAGTCCCACTTCAGTGCCTCTCCATCAGCCAGATAATTAGCAGCTGGGGCCTTGTCGTCGGCTGGAGCTGAGGTCCTGTGGGAGATGGGGCTTGGGATGTGAAAGGGTAGGCTGATCCGGGCAGCGTCTGTGCCACAAAGAGCCTCTCAGGAGAACTGGCAGGTCTCCCTGGTCCCCCCCCCTGACTCCACTGCCTGTCAGCCAGTGACCTCTTCAAATACCCAGCCTCTCCAGCCTGAGATGGAGCACTGAACAACCCTCTAAAAAGTTGAGGCCTCCACCACCCCCAGCTGGCCAGATGACTGGCTAAGTGGAGAAAAACTTGTAAAGAGAAACAGGGTGTGGTGGCCACCTTAAATATTGCCTGACAAAAATTGGTTCAGCATAAGGGTCAGATTCAAATAATTGCAATTTGGTTAGAGTACAGCTCATCCACACATGACCATGATAAGAAAGTCCTGTCAATTAAAAGAACATGTATACCTATGCATTTAAGTGTCTACAAAACACATTTTAAGAGCCCTAGCCTAGACTATTTCCCTGCACAGACATCTGGATGATATTTCTAAGTGTCCTCACGTTACCCAAGCTGTGTTTCCCAAGACATACAACATCCTGTCTTTAGTAAGAAAGGAATACAGTTTATTGGTCATATATACACGGCTAAGTATGTGAACATCTGGTAGTTGAAGTGTTAAAGCAGGTAGAGATTGTGATCCACTTTGAGTGTGTTCCACTGCAGCCAGATTCTTCTGAGTGTTCTATTGTCCAGTACTGGCCTCTCTTGCCCTCCTTGCTGGTGCAATCGTTCTCATGTGGATTTCCACCCAGAAGACTGACCATGACCAATCCACTGACCATGACCAATCCACTGACCATGACCAATCCTCTGTCAATTGGAACCAATTGCTCACACGGCATCCTTCACCTTTTTATGTAGCAGTATGCTGTGGCAGACACCCACCCTCCACATTGATTTGGTTTTaagacccagtgtgtgtgtactgaactGGAAGGGGCAGACTGCTCCAAAGCTCTTGAGCATCCCGGCCTGTTGTCAGCCTGACTCCTGGAGTCAGTGCAGTCACTGGGTTTGTACTGGCAGACGtggcattgttggttaaataAGGCTTGCTAAATGAATGGGCACGTTTAACGAGCCTCTGCGAGGAATGCCTTGAACCCACATATCATACAACTAAATTGAGATGCTGAATTTCGGGAGATGTTTTGAAGCAATTGATTTGATACATTGACTTGTTTATCAAATAGTAAGCCTACTAGGTTTCTGAACACCCATGGTTTTTGTCTTTTGATCATCTGTGTTCACCTGTGGAACCCACATAATACTAAACAGAACACAAGAAAAGGAGCCCCACAAAAAAATCTATTTGTGATCAATGACCAATATATAATGGtataatatatatgtatacatgaATAATCATTGGCCCAGGGACCAAGACTGATCGACATATCCTATCCCTCACACTGTCAAGCATACTACGACATCCAGTGGTAGGGCTAGAGGACATGTTATTGAGTTCTGTCGGTGTGTCACACTATAAAAACAACTTAAATTGGATTTATAGATGTCATATTCTTCATTAAATTATTtcatcattttttaaaacttgttGTTCTTGACATTACAACAACACTGTTCCTAAGATTTTAATCGACTTTGAGTGTCGTAAAGTTGTTTTTCGCACAGTAAATGCTTTACGGTAGCAATAATTTTGACAGGCAGAAGCTAGCCTAGCAACAAACTTTAGAAgttattagctagctacagtacattagTTGGGTTTGCTACAGAAAATACATTATATAATTTAAAAACAGATTCGCAACTGGTGGCAACTTTAACCGTGCAAGCGACTTTTTTTTCTTCCgttttagctaacattagctggttAAACGCACTGTCTGCATGCGAACAATTACGAAATTAACAACAACATGccaaccatgggaatggctgaaATAGATTCCAGCAGTGTCGACGGGGTGCTAACATGCAGCAAAGAAGTGGTGGTGATGGACCGAGACAGGGAAGACCTCGGGACGCTGTGCGCTGAAGAAGATTTGGTGGCATCCGCGCTTGCTGCCACTATCACCTCTCAAGTTATTGTGGAAGAACTGAGAAGGCTTGGGTTATGTTCAAACATAGAGGGAGACGTGGAATACGTACCATACGAGTCTGAACTGCAAATGTCAGACATCAAAAGGCTTATTACCAAGGACTTGTCAGAGCCTTATTCGATTTATACATATAGGTATTTCATTCATAACTGGCCTCAACTCTGCTTCCTGGTACGTCTAAAGttgttagctagctgactaaaCTCAACGATTTATGGTGGAGTTACGTGTGGGCTGACTGGAGCTCCAACATCACATAAAATAACAATGTCGTGTGTAATTGCCGGCAATTATTTACTTTGGGTGCTGAAATCGAGAGTAAAAAACACAAAAAATGACGTTTATATGTGGCGTCGGATCTCCAGTACGCCCACAGTAGTCGCAAACTCAACTCCATCGTAAATCGTGGAGTTGCGTTTAATCGGATATAAAGTTGTATGCATTTTAGGGACTGATCATGTTTTGTAGTTTGCCACTACCAGCCTATGCTCATGGCTGAATATGGTGCGTTCGGGCTGGAGAAAAAGCCTACACACCTGCCAGCCAGTAGATAATAAAATGTTTTACCTCTCTGTGCCACAGGCGATGGTGGACAAGGATTGTGTTGGTGCCATTGTGTGCAAACTGGATATGCACAAGAAGATTCACCGTGGCTACATTGCCATGTTGGCTGTGGACTCCAGATACAGGAGGAAAGGAATTGGTAAGTGGGCATTAGGAGGATCTCCAAGATGGGTGGGTAAAATTATTGGAACATTCCAAAAGGTATCTGTTCCAAAAACTTTGTAAGTAACAAGGTTGCCATCAAACAAAGCATACAAAGTTGTATAGCGGCAGAATAAGGTACCAGGTAGGGAGTGGGCTATTTAATTACGTTTTCACTCACCATGTTTATTCCGAAAAATTTCTGTCCTCACACTGGTAGCCCATCGACAACATTAAGAATAAGTTACatggtgagttgatgcctattcgtTAGCTAGGTGTATTGATCATGTTACTTTGTATGCGatgtttgttggcaaccttgtacTTGATGAAGATTTTGGAACAGAGTCCTGTTGGaacattccacaaattatacccaccacTGCAAGACTGTGTTATAAAGTTTCATGTTTACTTCTAACATGTCATCACTCCTGTCATTTCAGGTACATATCTAGTCAAAAAGGCTATCTATGCTATGGTGGATGAGGACTGTGATGAGGTATGTTTCTTTTACATAATCATATCTACCCTGGAAGACATTAGGCAAGAGTGGCCAGACGTCCCCAATTTCCAGGAACAGTCCCCGATTTTGGTGGCCTGTCCCCGAAAATGTCCCTGATTAGCCATTTAGAAAGAAAAAAGTAATATTGAAGTTAAATTGGGGCTGATTGTTAAATAATCAAATGATGTCGAATCAGATTTGCATATATCAATCCCTTTGCCAAACTCGTTTTCTCCCGAGGCCTTTTTATGAGAACGTTTGACCAGTGATACAGAGAcaggactctgtttatca encodes the following:
- the naa30 gene encoding N-alpha-acetyltransferase 30 isoform X2, giving the protein MVDKDCVGAIVCKLDMHKKIHRGYIAMLAVDSRYRRKGIGTYLVKKAIYAMVDEDCDEVVLETEITNQSAQKLYENLGFVRDKRLFQYYLNGVDALRLKLWLR
- the naa30 gene encoding N-alpha-acetyltransferase 30 isoform X1; translated protein: MPTMGMAEIDSSSVDGVLTCSKEVVVMDRDREDLGTLCAEEDLVASALAATITSQVIVEELRRLGLCSNIEGDVEYVPYESELQMSDIKRLITKDLSEPYSIYTYRYFIHNWPQLCFLAMVDKDCVGAIVCKLDMHKKIHRGYIAMLAVDSRYRRKGIGTYLVKKAIYAMVDEDCDEVVLETEITNQSAQKLYENLGFVRDKRLFQYYLNGVDALRLKLWLR